In Pseudomonas sp. MYb327, one DNA window encodes the following:
- the rsmA gene encoding 16S rRNA (adenine(1518)-N(6)/adenine(1519)-N(6))-dimethyltransferase RsmA, with protein sequence MTEHYQHKARKRFGQNFLHDAGVIDRILRSIHAKAEDRLLEIGPGQGALTQGLLNSGAQLDVVELDKDLIPILNQQFAGKSNFNLHQGDALKFDFNSLNAAPGSLRVVGNLPYNISTPLIFHLLHNSHLIRDMHFMLQKEVVERLAAGPGGGDWGRLSIMVQYHCRVEHLFNVGPGAFNPPPKVDSAIVRLVPHAVLPHPAKDHRLLERVVREAFNQRRKTLRNTLKLLLSNDEIEAAGVDGSLRPEQLDLAAFVRLADKLSEQSLQKPADV encoded by the coding sequence ATGACCGAGCATTACCAACACAAGGCGCGCAAACGCTTTGGCCAGAACTTCCTGCACGACGCCGGCGTTATCGACCGCATCCTGCGCTCCATCCACGCCAAGGCTGAAGACCGTTTGCTGGAAATCGGGCCGGGCCAGGGTGCGCTGACCCAAGGTTTGCTCAACAGCGGCGCGCAACTCGATGTGGTGGAGCTGGATAAAGACCTGATCCCGATCCTCAACCAGCAGTTCGCCGGCAAGAGCAACTTCAATCTGCATCAGGGCGACGCGCTGAAATTCGACTTCAACAGCCTGAACGCCGCACCTGGCAGCCTGCGTGTGGTCGGCAACCTGCCGTACAACATCTCCACGCCGCTGATTTTCCACCTCCTGCACAACTCGCACCTGATTCGCGACATGCACTTCATGCTGCAAAAGGAAGTGGTCGAGCGTCTGGCAGCAGGGCCTGGCGGTGGTGACTGGGGTCGGTTGTCGATCATGGTTCAGTATCACTGCCGGGTTGAGCATCTGTTCAACGTTGGCCCTGGCGCCTTCAACCCGCCACCGAAAGTCGACTCGGCCATCGTGCGACTGGTGCCTCACGCCGTACTGCCGCACCCGGCCAAAGACCACCGCTTGCTGGAGCGTGTGGTGCGCGAAGCTTTCAACCAGCGGCGCAAGACCCTGCGCAACACACTCAAGCTGCTGCTGAGCAACGATGAAATCGAAGCCGCCGGTGTCGACGGCAGCCTGCGACCGGAACAACTCGATCTGGCAGCCTTCGTGCGCCTGGCTGACAAGCTCAGCGAACAATCCCTACAGAAGCCCGCGGACGTCTGA
- the pdxA gene encoding 4-hydroxythreonine-4-phosphate dehydrogenase PdxA, giving the protein MKPQRFALTPGEPAGIGPDLCLLLASQAQPHPLIAITSRDLLLERAAQLGVAVDLLPVSPDHWPDAPAPANSLYVWDTPLNAKVVAGQLDKANAAFVLETLTRAGQGCLDGHFAGMITAPVHKGVINESGIAFSGHTEFLADLTHTAQVVMMLATRGLRVALVTTHLPLREIADAITPERLERVTRILHADLQQKFGIAQPRILVCGLNPHAGEGGHLGHEEIDIIEPTLERLRGEGMDLRGPLPADTLFTPKYLEHCDAVLAMYHDQGLPVLKYKGFGAAVNVTLGLPIIRTSVDHGTALDLAGSGKIDTGSLQVALETAYQMAETRL; this is encoded by the coding sequence GTGAAACCCCAACGTTTCGCGCTGACACCCGGTGAACCGGCCGGCATAGGTCCTGACCTGTGCCTGCTGCTCGCCTCGCAAGCCCAGCCACACCCCCTGATTGCCATTACCAGCCGCGACTTGCTCCTTGAGCGGGCCGCGCAGCTGGGTGTGGCTGTCGACTTGCTGCCGGTCTCCCCGGACCACTGGCCCGATGCACCTGCGCCAGCCAACAGCCTGTATGTGTGGGATACACCGCTCAACGCCAAGGTCGTCGCAGGACAACTCGACAAAGCCAATGCCGCTTTCGTCCTGGAAACCCTGACCCGCGCCGGCCAAGGCTGTCTGGATGGGCATTTCGCTGGAATGATCACCGCCCCGGTGCACAAGGGCGTGATCAATGAATCCGGCATCGCCTTTTCCGGGCACACGGAATTTCTCGCTGACCTGACTCACACCGCACAAGTGGTGATGATGCTCGCCACTCGCGGGTTGCGCGTGGCGCTGGTCACTACGCACCTGCCCCTGCGCGAGATTGCCGATGCGATCACCCCTGAGCGCCTGGAGCGGGTCACACGAATCCTGCACGCCGACCTGCAACAAAAGTTCGGCATCGCCCAGCCACGAATCCTGGTGTGTGGGCTCAACCCCCATGCCGGTGAAGGCGGACACCTGGGCCATGAAGAAATTGACATCATCGAACCCACATTAGAGCGCCTGCGCGGCGAGGGCATGGACCTGCGCGGCCCCCTGCCCGCCGACACTCTGTTTACCCCCAAATATCTGGAGCACTGCGACGCGGTGCTGGCGATGTACCACGACCAGGGCCTGCCTGTACTGAAATACAAAGGCTTCGGCGCGGCAGTCAACGTGACCCTGGGCTTGCCGATCATTCGCACATCAGTGGACCACGGCACCGCCCTGGACCTGGCTGGCAGCGGAAAAATCGACACCGGCAGCCTGCAAGTCGCCCTGGAAACCGCCTACCAGATGGCCGAGACCCGTTTATGA
- the surA gene encoding peptidylprolyl isomerase SurA, with product MNVKTKLSDCLRPLLLGALFLGTAANAAVQSIDKVVAIVDNDVVMQSQLDQRVHEVQQTIAKRGSAVPPASVLEQQVLERLIVENLQLQIGERSGIRITDEELNQAVGTIAQRNNMSVEQFRAALTHDGLSYDDARDQIRREMVISRVRQRRVAERIQVSEQEVKNFLASDMGKMQLSQEFRLSNIMIATPESANSDAIQNAARQADAVYQQLKQGADFGQLALAKSASETALEGGDMGWRKAAQLPPPFDRLLSTMAVGDITQPMRTPGGFIILKITDKRGGEAQVRDEVHVRHILVKPSPIRDEAKTKALAESLYSRIESGEDFGELAKSYSEDPGSALNGGDLSWIDPNALVPEFREVMAKTPQGQLSKPFQTQYGWHVLEVLGRRATDSTNQAREQQAMTVLRNRKYDEELQTWLRQIRDEAYVEIKLPGADQAAQ from the coding sequence GTGAACGTGAAGACCAAGCTTTCTGATTGTCTGCGCCCGCTGCTGCTGGGCGCGCTGTTCCTGGGTACCGCGGCCAACGCCGCGGTACAGTCCATCGATAAAGTGGTGGCTATCGTCGACAACGACGTAGTCATGCAGAGCCAACTGGACCAGCGCGTCCATGAAGTTCAGCAAACCATCGCCAAGCGCGGCTCTGCCGTGCCACCGGCCAGCGTGCTTGAGCAACAAGTGCTGGAACGCCTGATTGTCGAGAACCTGCAACTGCAGATCGGCGAACGTTCCGGTATCCGCATCACCGATGAAGAACTGAACCAGGCCGTCGGCACCATTGCCCAGCGCAATAACATGTCGGTCGAGCAGTTCCGCGCCGCCCTGACTCATGACGGCCTGTCTTACGACGACGCTCGTGACCAGATCCGCCGCGAAATGGTCATCAGCCGTGTGCGCCAGCGCCGGGTGGCAGAGCGCATCCAAGTTTCCGAGCAGGAAGTTAAGAACTTCCTCGCTTCGGACATGGGCAAAATGCAACTGTCCCAAGAATTCCGCCTGTCGAACATCATGATTGCCACGCCGGAAAGCGCCAACTCCGACGCCATTCAGAATGCAGCCAGACAGGCTGACGCGGTGTACCAGCAACTCAAGCAAGGCGCCGACTTCGGTCAACTGGCCCTCGCCAAATCCGCCAGTGAAACCGCACTGGAAGGCGGCGACATGGGCTGGCGTAAAGCCGCTCAACTGCCACCTCCGTTCGATCGCCTGCTGAGCACCATGGCCGTTGGCGATATCACCCAGCCAATGCGTACGCCGGGTGGCTTCATCATCCTGAAGATCACCGACAAGCGTGGCGGTGAAGCCCAGGTGCGTGACGAAGTGCATGTCCGCCACATCCTGGTCAAACCAAGTCCGATCCGTGACGAAGCAAAAACCAAGGCCCTGGCCGAGTCGCTCTACAGCCGCATCGAGTCGGGTGAAGACTTCGGCGAACTGGCGAAAAGCTACTCGGAAGACCCGGGTTCTGCGCTCAACGGTGGCGATCTGAGCTGGATCGACCCGAACGCACTGGTACCCGAGTTCCGCGAAGTGATGGCCAAGACCCCGCAAGGTCAGCTGTCCAAGCCGTTCCAGACTCAATACGGCTGGCACGTACTGGAAGTCCTTGGCCGTCGCGCCACCGACAGCACCAACCAGGCTCGCGAGCAACAAGCGATGACCGTACTGCGTAACCGCAAATACGACGAAGAGCTGCAAACCTGGCTGCGTCAGATTCGTGACGAAGCGTATGTCGAAATCAAACTCCCTGGCGCCGACCAGGCAGCGCAGTGA
- a CDS encoding LPS-assembly protein LptD produces the protein MALKSPAFRKKFPLLVTGSLLALQPLATSYVVAAEQYDCSVSASGAWDCAPKSPAAALPPRPVHEGSAVSATGETSSEAGSSEDTGAKPALVTEAKGRGMKSRSEDYSHLDWVPREQLTAAQLAETGPYCSGSYIEPIRPGMNDKTNKSDAPTFIGAKASRYKQDEQVATLAGDVVMRQGSMQVEADEASLYQAESRGELSGNVRIRDNGALIVGDHADVQLDTGEAKVDNAEYVMHKSRIRGNALYAKRAENAIIRLKDGTYTTCEPNSNAWQLKGNNITLNPATGFGTATNVTLRVKDIPVLYTPYIYFPIDDRRQSGFLPPTIGTGSDTGFLLVTPYYFNLAPNYDATLYPRYMSDRGLLMEGEFRYLTKSSEGQFGAAYLNDENDDRKEQTDYEKTRYMYNWQHKGGLDSRVLTQVDYTKISDPYYFQDLQTDQIGVKSTDYVNQQGAVTYRGDNYTARVNAQAYQLATVSNITPYDRLPQITFDGALPYHPGGLDFAYNTELVRFDRDLQKGSFTNEDGEVEPRLDTNVQGLARATGDRLNLAPAVSLPLDWTYGFVKPTLKYQYTQYQLDLDSLGKDQIAAQGPEGDRLNGTYSRDQNRGVPIASIDSGLYFDRNTQWFGKNYRQTLEPRLYYLYVPEKDQEDIPVFDTGEYTFNYASLFRDNRFSGSDRVGDENKLSLGVTNRWIEDDGFERQRISVGQALYFKDREVQLPGIDAKTRDDAHSDVSPYALEYEYRWNRDWRTTADYNWDPDSRSPRSGSAMFHYQPEDNPNKVINAGYRYRNDQIRYDQNTGKWQVGGGDYGTPGQPGYVKDYYKIEQHDFSVIWPIVPQWNAISRWQYDYNRNRTLEAFGGFEYDNCCWKLRLINRYWVSYDEFSQNAPENEKGDHGVFLQIVLKGLGGLTGAKVESFLDKGIQGYREREDQAF, from the coding sequence ATGGCATTGAAATCCCCCGCGTTTCGTAAAAAATTTCCGTTGTTGGTAACCGGCAGTTTGCTGGCCTTGCAACCTCTAGCCACTTCCTACGTGGTCGCCGCGGAACAGTATGACTGCTCAGTCTCTGCTTCGGGTGCCTGGGACTGTGCCCCAAAATCGCCAGCGGCGGCACTGCCACCGCGCCCTGTCCATGAGGGCAGCGCAGTCAGCGCAACCGGCGAGACCTCATCCGAGGCTGGCTCCAGCGAAGACACTGGCGCCAAGCCTGCACTGGTCACCGAAGCCAAAGGCCGCGGCATGAAGTCTCGTAGCGAAGACTACAGTCACCTCGACTGGGTTCCGCGCGAACAGCTTACCGCAGCCCAGTTGGCAGAAACCGGTCCTTATTGCTCTGGCTCCTATATCGAACCGATTCGTCCTGGCATGAATGACAAGACGAATAAAAGTGATGCACCTACCTTTATCGGCGCAAAAGCCTCCCGCTATAAGCAGGATGAGCAAGTCGCGACTTTGGCGGGTGACGTCGTCATGCGCCAGGGCAGCATGCAGGTCGAAGCCGACGAAGCCAGCTTGTACCAGGCCGAGAGCCGTGGCGAACTGAGCGGCAACGTCCGTATTCGCGACAATGGTGCGCTGATTGTGGGCGACCACGCCGACGTGCAACTCGACACCGGCGAAGCCAAGGTCGATAACGCCGAATACGTGATGCACAAATCCCGTATCCGCGGTAACGCGCTGTACGCCAAACGCGCCGAAAACGCGATCATCCGCCTCAAGGACGGTACGTACACCACGTGCGAACCGAACAGCAACGCCTGGCAACTCAAGGGCAACAACATCACCTTGAACCCGGCGACCGGCTTCGGTACCGCAACCAACGTGACACTGCGGGTCAAGGACATTCCAGTCCTGTACACGCCGTACATCTATTTCCCGATCGACGACCGTCGCCAGTCCGGTTTCCTGCCGCCGACCATCGGCACCGGCAGCGATACCGGCTTCCTGCTGGTCACCCCGTACTACTTCAACCTGGCGCCGAACTACGATGCCACGTTGTACCCGCGCTACATGAGCGATCGCGGTTTGTTGATGGAAGGTGAGTTCCGCTACCTGACCAAATCCAGCGAAGGTCAGTTCGGTGCCGCGTACCTCAACGACGAGAACGACGATCGCAAAGAGCAGACTGATTACGAAAAAACCCGATACATGTACAACTGGCAGCACAAGGGCGGTCTCGATTCGCGCGTACTGACGCAAGTCGATTACACCAAGATCAGCGATCCTTACTACTTCCAGGATCTGCAGACAGACCAGATTGGCGTAAAAAGCACTGACTATGTGAACCAGCAGGGCGCCGTCACCTACCGTGGCGACAACTATACCGCCCGTGTGAACGCCCAGGCCTACCAACTGGCGACCGTGTCGAACATCACGCCATATGACCGTTTGCCGCAGATTACCTTCGATGGTGCACTGCCTTATCATCCGGGTGGCCTGGATTTCGCGTACAACACCGAGCTCGTACGGTTTGACCGGGATCTGCAAAAAGGCAGCTTCACCAATGAAGACGGCGAAGTGGAACCACGCCTGGACACTAACGTTCAAGGCCTGGCTCGTGCCACCGGCGATCGCCTCAACCTTGCGCCAGCCGTCAGCCTGCCGCTGGACTGGACGTACGGTTTCGTAAAACCAACGCTCAAGTACCAGTACACGCAGTACCAGTTGGATCTGGACAGTCTCGGTAAAGATCAAATCGCAGCCCAGGGTCCTGAGGGCGACCGACTCAACGGTACCTATAGCCGTGACCAGAACCGTGGCGTACCGATCGCCAGCATCGACAGCGGCCTGTACTTCGATCGCAACACTCAATGGTTTGGCAAAAACTATCGCCAGACCCTTGAGCCGCGCCTGTACTACCTCTATGTCCCGGAGAAGGACCAGGAAGACATTCCAGTCTTCGATACCGGCGAGTACACCTTCAACTATGCGTCGCTGTTCCGTGACAACCGTTTCTCTGGTTCCGACCGCGTCGGTGACGAGAACAAGCTCTCGCTGGGCGTGACCAACCGCTGGATCGAAGACGATGGCTTTGAACGTCAACGCATCAGCGTCGGCCAGGCCTTGTACTTCAAGGACCGCGAAGTCCAGTTGCCGGGTATCGATGCAAAAACCCGTGATGATGCGCACTCCGACGTTTCGCCTTATGCGCTGGAGTACGAATATCGCTGGAACCGTGATTGGCGCACCACCGCCGATTACAACTGGGATCCGGACAGCCGCAGCCCTCGCTCGGGTAGCGCGATGTTCCACTACCAGCCTGAAGACAACCCGAACAAGGTCATCAACGCCGGCTATCGCTATCGTAACGACCAGATTCGTTACGACCAGAACACGGGTAAATGGCAAGTGGGCGGCGGTGACTATGGCACCCCGGGTCAGCCTGGCTATGTGAAGGACTACTACAAAATCGAACAGCACGACTTCTCGGTGATCTGGCCGATCGTGCCGCAATGGAACGCCATCAGCCGCTGGCAGTACGACTACAACCGCAACCGTACCCTGGAAGCCTTCGGTGGTTTCGAGTACGACAACTGCTGCTGGAAACTGCGCCTGATCAACCGTTACTGGGTCAGCTATGACGAATTCAGTCAGAACGCCCCGGAAAACGAAAAAGGCGACCACGGCGTCTTCCTCCAAATTGTTCTGAAGGGACTCGGCGGCCTCACCGGCGCCAAGGTAGAGAGCTTCCTCGACAAAGGCATCCAAGGTTATCGTGAACGTGAAGACCAAGCTTTCTGA
- a CDS encoding phosphotransferase — protein sequence MPDQDVRLQHLKVWLDEQLAILFAEQGWGAIPPATLTAASSDASFRRYFRWEGAGRSFIVMDAPPPQENCKPFVDIAFLLAKSGINVPKIYAEDLERGFLLLNDLGNKTYLDVIDSENADDLFSDALQALLAFQQLPMVAPLPSYDVALLRRELELFPEWYVKRELGIEFDAAQQVLWQQVSDLLIDSALAQPKVLVHRDYMPRNLMLSEPNPGVLDFQDAVYGPVTYDVTCLFKDAFLSWPEERVRGWLESYWQQASALNIAVQPDFEDFLRASDLMGVQRHLKVIGIFARICHRDGKPRYLGDVPRFFAYIDAVIARRPELAELDVLLASLRAGVKA from the coding sequence ATGCCTGACCAAGATGTACGTTTGCAACACCTGAAAGTTTGGCTCGATGAGCAATTGGCGATCCTTTTTGCAGAACAGGGTTGGGGTGCCATACCCCCGGCCACGTTGACCGCGGCCAGTAGCGACGCGAGTTTTCGGCGTTATTTCCGTTGGGAAGGCGCGGGCAGAAGTTTCATCGTAATGGATGCGCCACCGCCTCAGGAAAACTGTAAACCCTTCGTGGATATCGCTTTTTTGCTGGCGAAATCGGGAATAAATGTTCCGAAAATTTATGCCGAAGACCTTGAGCGCGGGTTTCTTTTGCTCAACGACCTGGGCAACAAGACCTATCTGGACGTAATCGACAGCGAAAATGCCGACGATTTGTTCAGTGATGCGCTGCAAGCACTGTTGGCTTTTCAGCAGTTGCCGATGGTTGCGCCACTGCCAAGTTATGACGTGGCGTTGTTGCGCCGCGAACTGGAACTGTTCCCCGAGTGGTACGTGAAGCGTGAACTGGGTATCGAGTTCGATGCGGCGCAGCAAGTGCTCTGGCAGCAAGTCAGCGATTTGCTGATCGACAGCGCCCTGGCGCAGCCGAAGGTCCTGGTGCACCGCGACTACATGCCGCGCAACCTGATGCTCAGCGAGCCGAACCCCGGCGTGCTGGATTTCCAGGACGCGGTCTACGGCCCGGTGACCTACGACGTCACTTGCCTGTTCAAGGATGCTTTCCTCAGCTGGCCCGAAGAGCGTGTGCGCGGTTGGCTGGAAAGCTACTGGCAACAGGCTTCGGCGCTGAATATTGCGGTGCAGCCAGACTTCGAAGATTTCCTGCGCGCCAGCGACTTGATGGGTGTGCAGCGTCACCTGAAGGTGATCGGTATATTCGCGCGCATCTGCCATCGCGACGGAAAACCGCGTTACCTGGGCGATGTGCCGCGTTTCTTTGCTTATATAGATGCAGTCATCGCCCGTCGTCCTGAACTGGCCGAGCTGGATGTGTTGCTGGCCAGTCTGCGCGCTGGAGTAAAGGCATGA
- the murU gene encoding N-acetylmuramate alpha-1-phosphate uridylyltransferase MurU produces MKAMILAAGKGERMRPLTLTTPKPLVRAGGVPLIEYLLRALAAAGFTEIVINHAWLGQQIEDYLGDGSRYGVSIQYSPEGEPLETGGGIFRALPLLGDEAFVVVNGDIWTDYDFCVLHQPLVGLAHLVLADNPAHHPAGDFQLIDGLVRDGQSGTATLTYSGIAVLHPQLFEGCSAGAFKLAPLLRAAMANGQVSGERMNGLWVDVGTHERLAEAETLIEARR; encoded by the coding sequence ATGAAGGCGATGATTCTGGCGGCGGGCAAGGGTGAGCGCATGCGCCCGCTGACCCTGACCACGCCCAAACCGCTGGTTCGCGCCGGCGGGGTGCCGCTGATCGAGTATCTCCTGCGTGCGCTGGCCGCTGCCGGTTTTACCGAGATCGTGATCAACCATGCCTGGCTCGGTCAGCAAATCGAAGATTATCTGGGCGATGGCTCGCGCTATGGCGTCAGCATCCAGTACTCGCCGGAAGGGGAGCCGCTGGAAACCGGCGGCGGGATTTTCCGCGCGTTGCCATTGCTGGGTGATGAGGCCTTCGTGGTGGTCAATGGTGATATCTGGACCGATTACGACTTCTGCGTGCTGCATCAACCGCTAGTGGGCCTGGCTCACCTGGTGTTGGCGGACAACCCGGCCCATCACCCTGCCGGAGATTTCCAGCTGATCGACGGACTCGTTCGCGACGGCCAATCGGGAACAGCTACGCTCACCTACAGTGGCATCGCGGTGCTGCATCCGCAACTGTTCGAAGGTTGCTCGGCCGGGGCATTCAAGCTGGCGCCGTTGCTGCGGGCCGCGATGGCGAATGGGCAGGTATCCGGCGAGCGAATGAACGGGCTGTGGGTCGATGTCGGCACGCACGAGCGCTTGGCTGAAGCTGAAACTCTGATTGAAGCGAGACGCTGA
- a CDS encoding DnaJ domain-containing protein produces MLWPGTLVGAGAGFAIASIPGAMLGALLGQALDRRMHLQSWAHLLEKLGGRPALRNDELLFVLLGRLAKCDGRVMEGHIQQARQEMRALDMSESAQRRAIAAFNRGKSGNDRLRGYLRRLSAQPHAAEGVLRACWRMIWADGRAGNRERELIIQWGKWLGWSTHQVRALATDYEPQKRSLANKGATYQDAMRLLGVSATTEPVQIKRAYRRLLSRHHPDKIAGSGATDSQVREATEKTRELHSAYKLIRQRRDFR; encoded by the coding sequence ATGCTGTGGCCAGGGACTCTTGTTGGAGCCGGAGCGGGTTTTGCCATTGCCAGCATTCCGGGGGCCATGTTGGGTGCGTTGCTGGGGCAGGCGCTGGATCGGCGCATGCATCTGCAGAGTTGGGCGCACCTGCTGGAAAAGCTCGGTGGTCGCCCGGCGCTGCGCAACGATGAATTGCTGTTTGTGTTGCTCGGAAGGTTGGCCAAGTGCGACGGTCGGGTGATGGAAGGTCATATCCAGCAGGCACGCCAGGAAATGCGCGCGCTGGATATGAGCGAGTCAGCCCAGCGCCGGGCGATCGCCGCCTTCAACCGCGGCAAATCGGGCAATGACCGGCTGCGAGGATATTTGCGGCGCCTGAGTGCTCAACCCCATGCGGCCGAAGGCGTTCTACGCGCCTGCTGGCGGATGATCTGGGCAGACGGTCGGGCTGGCAATCGTGAGCGCGAGCTGATCATTCAGTGGGGCAAGTGGCTGGGTTGGTCGACGCATCAAGTGCGGGCATTGGCGACCGACTATGAGCCGCAGAAACGGTCCCTGGCCAACAAAGGCGCAACCTATCAAGACGCCATGCGGCTTTTGGGCGTGTCGGCCACCACGGAGCCGGTACAGATCAAACGCGCCTATCGCCGCCTGCTCAGTCGCCATCACCCGGACAAGATTGCCGGCAGTGGTGCGACGGATTCGCAAGTTCGCGAGGCCACCGAAAAGACGCGCGAACTGCACAGTGCGTATAAGTTGATTCGACAGCGGCGGGATTTTCGCTAG
- a CDS encoding alpha/beta hydrolase family protein, with amino-acid sequence MPLVYRLALPALCLSLILPCAFSVEAAAPAPAAAEKTAEEKPLERQPLPERSQEEATALERKIPANEQQQLQAGSDTFLALWKPANTAEPKGAVIIIPGAGETVDWPQAIGPLRRNLPDAEWSSLSITLPDLQSDAIAPRVVEAPPAPKTPDVSTKDSTTAAPIEQAAGGEADVADKAVAETSEEQSKADAERIFARIDAAIAFAEQQSARSIVVLGHGTGAYWAARYLSEKQTSQVERFVMVAAQTPVQAKPELDELTPTLKLPVADIFYMDKPLDRNAALARLQASKRLKASAFSQVSLKALPGNSKAQQEQLVRRVRGWLNPQNASD; translated from the coding sequence ATGCCCCTTGTCTACCGCCTGGCGCTGCCAGCATTGTGCCTGTCGCTGATCCTGCCATGCGCTTTTTCCGTCGAGGCCGCCGCCCCGGCGCCTGCCGCCGCGGAAAAAACTGCCGAAGAGAAACCACTCGAACGCCAGCCGCTGCCTGAGCGTAGTCAGGAAGAAGCGACAGCACTCGAACGAAAAATCCCGGCCAATGAACAGCAACAGCTGCAAGCAGGCAGCGACACCTTCCTGGCCTTGTGGAAACCGGCCAATACCGCCGAACCCAAAGGTGCGGTGATTATCATCCCCGGCGCTGGCGAAACCGTTGACTGGCCTCAAGCAATCGGCCCGCTGCGGCGCAATTTGCCTGACGCCGAATGGAGCAGTTTGAGTATCACCTTGCCGGACTTGCAAAGCGATGCCATTGCGCCCCGCGTCGTCGAAGCGCCACCGGCGCCGAAAACACCGGACGTCAGCACCAAGGACTCGACCACCGCCGCGCCCATCGAGCAGGCAGCCGGCGGGGAAGCGGATGTGGCCGACAAGGCCGTCGCCGAAACCAGCGAAGAACAGTCCAAGGCTGATGCCGAGCGCATTTTCGCCCGCATCGACGCGGCCATTGCATTCGCCGAACAGCAAAGTGCTCGCAGCATTGTGGTGTTGGGGCATGGCACTGGCGCTTACTGGGCCGCGCGTTATTTGAGTGAAAAACAGACATCGCAGGTCGAACGATTTGTCATGGTCGCGGCGCAGACACCGGTTCAAGCGAAGCCCGAACTGGATGAACTGACGCCAACGCTGAAGCTGCCTGTTGCAGACATTTTCTACATGGACAAACCGCTGGATCGCAACGCGGCGCTGGCCCGGCTACAGGCCAGCAAACGCTTGAAGGCGTCGGCGTTCAGCCAGGTTTCACTCAAGGCATTGCCGGGCAATTCCAAGGCCCAGCAGGAGCAGTTGGTTCGGCGGGTGCGGGGTTGGTTGAATCCGCAGAATGCGTCTGACTGA